In one Colletotrichum destructivum chromosome 2, complete sequence genomic region, the following are encoded:
- a CDS encoding Putative large ribosomal subunit protein eL36: protein MAKEAPARTGLSVGLNHGHKTTPRVVKPRVSRTKGHLSKRTSFVRDVVKEVAGLAPYERRVIELLRNSKDKRARKLAKKRLGTFGRAKRKVEEMTRVIAESRRVGH, encoded by the exons ATGGCCAAGGAAGCGCCCGCCCGCACCGGTCTCTCCGTCGGTCTTAACCACGGCCAC AAGACCACCCCTCGCGTCGTCAAGCCCCGCGTCTCCCGCACCAAGGGTCACCTGAGCAAGCGCACCTCTTTCGTCCGTGACGTTGTCAAGGAAGTTGCTGG CCTCGCCCCCTACGAGCGCCGTGTCATTGAGTTGCTCCGCAACTCCAAGGACAAGCGTGCCCGTAAGCTCGCCAAGAAGAGGCTCGGCACCTTTGGCCGCGCCAAGagaaaggtcgaggagatgaCCCGCGTCATCGCCGAGTCCCGCCGTGTCGGTCACTAA
- a CDS encoding Putative proteasome, subunit alpha/beta, proteasome beta-type subunit, nucleophile aminohydrolase, producing MSSPFSINGGACVAMVGKDCVAIACDLRLGLQALTVSNNFPKIFQYGDVFLGLTGLATDVTTVGDLFRYKVNMYRLREERNIAPTTFANLVSSSLYERRFGPYFVSPVVAGLDPKTGKPFICGFDSIGCIDFAKDFIVSGTASEQLFGMCESLWEPDLGPDELFETISQSLLNAVDRDALSGWGAHVYIIEKDKVTKRLLKGRQD from the exons ATG AGCTCCCCGTTCTCCATCA ATGGCGGCGCCTGCGTCGCAATGGTCGGCAAGGACTGCGTCGCAATAGCCTGCGATCTTCGCCTCGGTCTCCAGGCCCTGACCGTCTCCAACAATTTCCCTAAGATCTTCCAGTACGGCGACGTCTTCCTGGGTCTCACTGGTCTGGCCACTGATGTCACGACCGTCGGTGACCTCTTCCGCTACAAGGTCAACATGTACCGCCTTCGCGAGGAGCGGAACATCGCTCCGACCACCTTCGCCAACCTCGTTAGCAGCTCCCTTTACGAGCGCCGCTTCGGCCCCTACTTCGTTTCTCCTGTCGTTGCTGGCCTCGACCCCAAGACGGGCAAGCCCTTCATCTGCGGTTTCGACTCCATCGGCTGCATCGACTTCGCCAAGGACTTCATCGTCTCCGGCACAGCCTCCGAACAGCTCTTTGGCATGTGCGAGAGCTTATGGGAGCCCGATCTG GGTCCCGATGAGCTCTTCGAAACCATCTCTCAGTCACTCCTAAACGCTGTTGACCGAGACGCCCTATCCGGTTGGGGTGCACATGTGTACATTATTGAGAAGGATAAGGTCACCAAGAGGCTGCTCAAGGGCAGGCAAGACTAA
- a CDS encoding Putative fungal lipase-like domain, alpha/Beta hydrolase → MFLLMRPLLHLLQLAPLVGLAFAASSGNKQQPLVPTNDNKTDGPSPIVSVELFRNLERTSRIVDIAYCVGTSGISQPFSCVSRCKEFPSFILVSTWNTGVLLSDSCGYIAVDHGVRRPGDEDRFNGDVGEKAIIVAFRGTYSISNTIIDLSTIPQEYVPYPAPDDGGEAPEEPKHKCKDCTVHMGFLASWRQARKLVIPEVTKLREQYPDYPIHLVGHSLGGAVAMLASLELKVSLGWNNVLVTTFGEPKVGNQGLCDYVDEVFGLDNEEYKTFPKRSYRRVTHVDDPVPLLPLTEWGYKPHAGEYYITKTELSPSLEDVIVCRGDNDARCITKGDGGFFETNVQHTAVDQVAGSMERVGESKWANGLPDFPARLKLWQLLFAHRDYFWRLGLCVPGGDPANWGRDKYGGREGVIADEL, encoded by the coding sequence ATGTTCCTATTAATGCGACCTCTCCTCCACCTGCTACAGCTCGCGCCACTGGTTGGCCTGGCCTTTGCAGCATCGTCCGGCAACAAGCAGCAGCCCCTGGTGCCGACCAACGACAACAAGACCGACGGGCCTTCGCCGATCGTCTCCGTCGAACTCTTCCGGAACCTCGAGCGCACATCGCGCATCGTCGACATAGCCTACTGCGTCGGTACCTCGGGCATATCGCAGCCCTTCTCATGCGTGTCACGATGCAAGGAGTTTCCCTCGTTCATCCTCGTCTCGACATGGAATACGGGGGTCCTGCTGAGCGACAGCTGCGGTTACATCGCCGTGGACCACGGCGTGCGGAGGCCAGGGGATGAGGACAGATTCAATGGCGACGTCGGAGAGAAAGCCATCATTGTCGCGTTTCGTGGTACCTACAGCATCTCAAATACCATTATCGATCTGAGCACGATACCGCAGGAGTACGTGCCTTATCCTGCtcccgatgacggcggcgaggcgccTGAGGAACCCAAGCACAAGTGCAAGGACTGCACCGTCCATATGGGGTTTCTGGCTTCGTGGCGCCAGGCGCGGAAGCTGGTGATTCCCGAAGTGACCAAGTTGAGGGAGCAATATCCTGACTATCCGATTCATCTGGTGGGCCAcagtctcggcggcgcggttGCGATGCTCGCGTCCCTCGAGCTGAAGGTGTCGCTGGGATGGAACAACGTTCTCGTCACCACGTTTGGCGAGCCCAAGGTCGGAAATCAAGGACTCTGCGACTATGTCGACGAAGTCTTCGGGCTGGACAACGAGGAATATAAGACCTTTCCAAAGCGTTCCTACCGCCGCGTTACCCACGTCGACGACCCAGTGCCGCTGCTCCCGCTCACCGAGTGGGGCTACAAGCCGCATGCCGGCGAATATTACATTACCAAGACGGagttgtcgccgtcgctcgAAGACGTCATCGTCTGCCGCGGCGACAATGATGCGCGCTGCATCACGAAGGGGGacggcggcttcttcgagACCAACGTGCAACACACGGCGGTGGACCAGGTTGCAGGGTCGATGGAAAGGGTCGGCGAAAGCAAGTGGGCAAATGGGCTGCCGGACTTTCCGGCTCGACTCAAGCTTTGGCAGCTACTCTTCGCCCACAGGGATTACTTCTGGAGACTCGGACTTTGTGTGCCTGGGGGTGACCCGGCGAATTGGGGGAGGGACAAGTATGGCGGACGTGAGGGTGTAATAGCAGATGAGCTTTGA
- a CDS encoding Putative TUG ubiquitin-like domain, Ubiquitin-like domain superfamily, which produces MSHVVVIGTDLRRATVKVSPGTYLTEVLEQACKKLNLSSDKYLLKHKQKQVDLSVVWRVSGLTPGAKLELVQKSNTPSVVSVALQLPNPEAGSAPNGRLVEKLPSDFTIWKALRQFESGVVSQGKNLNITARGVAQTTSGGASGSGQMYYETPVLNIMGRELATFDDFQKTLSQLGYNSGSVLIRLSFRKTEQTLFEAMGQISQFFTEVEAEAKKTEETPSAVDETSESAVVEMTNQSAASEDAVEPSVESPVADASVDKQGNEAPVQRSAGQAELASGAMEVDKPDPADPLQPVSVFRAPSGTTPAAALADVPEDDYAPTIAHAQLHQARLQKSAQNKRLPSDKELEAQRQAEEARLAAVSNVPMKVRFPDNTSAQWSFGHEATGATLYRAVRSVMAYNALAFRLVVPGSKVVIKDEDSPNNRLIHDYKLTRSVLLSLVWDDSVPADVRKKPFLKGSVAQTAKEVMVPDIPKDNDNEEERPAASSSKPEKREGSGDGSVAKKLPKWLKLPGKK; this is translated from the exons ATGTCGCACGTGGTGGTAATCGGCACGGACTTACGAAGGGCGACCGTCAAGGTCAGCCCGGGCACGTACTTGACAGAAGTTTTGGAACAGGCCTGCAAGAAGCTCAACTTGTCGAGTGACAAATACCTGTTGAA GCACAAGCAGAAACAGGTCGATCTGTCCGTCGTCTGGCGAGTGAGCGGCCTTACTCCTGGGGCTAAACTGGAGCTCGTCCAGAAATCCAACACCCCTTCTGTCGTGTCGGTTGCGCTTCAGCTACCCAATCCTGAAGCAGGTTCTGCCCCAAACGGCCGTTTAGTCGAGAAACTCCCCAGCGATTTTACCATCTGGAAAGCCTTACGCCAGTTCGAGAGTGGCGTAGTCAGTCAGGGGAAGAACCTCAACATCACAGCACGAGGAGTCGCGCAAACAACGAGCGGAGGCGCGAGCGGGAGCGGACAGATGTACTATGAGACGCCAGTGCTGAACATTATGGGTCGGGAGCTGGCCACATTTGACGACTTCCAGAAGACGCTTTCACAACTTGGCTACAACTCGGGCAGTGTTTTGATCCGTTTGTCGTTCAGAAAGACTGAACAGACGTTATTTGAGGCCATGGGCCAGATCAGTCAGTTTTTTACCGAAgttgaggccgaggcgaagaagacaGAGGAGACGCCTTCCGCCGTGGACGAAACATCAGAGTCTGCGGTTGTTGAGATGACCAACCAGTCTGCAGCCTCTGAGGATGCAGTCGAGCCTTCAGTCGAGTCTCCAGTCGCAGATGCTTCGGTGGACAAGCAAGGCAACGAAGCCCCAGTCCAAAGGTCGGCAGGCCAAGCGGAACTAGCATCTGGAGCCATGGAAGTCGATAAACCAGACCCGGCAGACCCTTTGCAACCGGTAAGTGTCTTCCGAGCCCCAAGTGGAACGACACCTGCGGCAGCGCTCGCGGATGTACCGGAGGACGACTATGCCCCGACTATTGCCCACGCACAGTTACACCAAGCTCGACTTCAGAAGAGCGCCCAGAACAAGCGGCTACCCTCcgacaaggagctcgaggcgcaGAGGCAAGCTGAGGAAGCCCGCCTGGCCGCTGTCTCCAATGTGCCAATGAAAGTACGCTTCCCGGACAACACTTCTGCGCAGTGGTCCTTTGGCCACGAAGCCACCGGCGCCACTCTTTACCGAGCCGTCAGGTCTGTGATGGCGTATAATGCCCTGGCCTTCAGGCTGGTCGTGCCTGGCAGCAAGGTGGTTATCAAGGACGAGGATAGCCCGAACAACCGCTTGATCCACGACTACAAGCTCACCCGTAGTGTGCTTTTGAGCTTGGTCTGGGACGACAGCGTGCCGGCAGATGTGCGCAAGAAGCCTTTTCTTAAGGGGAGCGTTGCCCAGACGGCTAAGGAGGTAATGGTACCAGACATTCCCAAGGATAACGATAATGAGGAAGAGCGTCCCGCAGCGTCATCGTCCAAGCCGgagaaaagggaagggagCGGCGACGGTAGCGTTGCGAAGAAGCTTCCCAAATGGCTCAAGCTGCCTGGAAAGAAATAG
- a CDS encoding Putative 14-3-3 protein produces the protein MVGYMKEVAKLGGELSVDERNLLSVAYKNVVGTRRASWRIISSIEQKEESKGSDKHVGTIREYRTKIETELEQVCQDVLDVLDDSLIPNAQTGESKVFYHKMKGDYHRYLAEFASGEKRKGAATAAHEAYKSATDVAQTELTPTHPIRLGLALNFSVFYYEILNSPDRACHLAKQAFDDAIAELDSLSEESYRDSTLIMQLLRDNLTLWTSSDSGDAEGAAAGTAEASEEKKDEAKPEEPKATEETPAAS, from the exons ATGGTCGGCTACATGAAGGAGGTTGCCAAGTTGGGCGGTGAGCTgagcgtcgacgagcgcaACCTCCTCAGCGTTGCCTACAAGAACGTCGTCGGTACTCGTCGTGCCTCGTGGCGCATCATCTCCTCCATTgagcagaaggaggagagcaAGGGCTCCGACAAGCACGTCGGCACCATCCGCGAGTACCGCACCAAGATCGAGACCGAGCTCGAGCAGGTTTGCCAGGATGTCCTCGACGTTCTCGACGACAGCCTCATCCCCAACGCCCAGACCGGCGAGTCCAAGGTCTTTTACCACAAGAT GAAGGGTGACTACCACCGTTACCTTGCCGAGTTTGCCTCTGGTGAGAAGCGCAAGGgtgctgccaccgccgcccacgagGCTTACAAG AGTGCCACCGACGTTGCTCAGACTGAGCTGACCCCCACCCACCCTATCCGCCTCGGTCTGGCCCTTAACTTCTCCGTCTTCTACTATGAGATCCTGAACTCGCCCGACCGCGCCTGCCACCTTGCCAAGCAGGCTTTCGACGATGCCATTGCCGAGCTGGACTCTCTCTCCGAGGAGTCTTACCGCGACAGCACCCTCATCATGCAGCTCCTGCGTGACAACCTTACTCTCTGGACCTCTTCCGACAGCGGTGACGCTGAGGGTGCCGCTGCTGGCACCGCCGAGGCCtctgaggagaagaaggacgaggccaagcccgaggagccCAAGGCTACCGAGGAGACTCCTGCCGCCTCCTAA